The window GCACTCTCGTTTTTGTCGACACAGTATTTGATACAGTGTCCCTGTTCGGTCAGAATGTAGATGGAAGTTCCGACAACGACGCACCGACCCCCGGAACACTCCACCGGGAGATACCCAACGATGTCCACGGTTTTTGTTTTGGGATCAAACACTTGGATAACGGACACGCTGTCGCCATTTTCCTGCTCCCCGCCAAAAAGATAAACTATGTCTCCGTGGACAGCTGATATGATGGAATGGACGTTCCATTTCAGCTTCCCAACGACCGTCCAGGAATTTTTCTTGCGGTCAAACTCGCCGATTTGGGAAACGTTTTTACTTCCGTTTGTTCCTCCAAAAACGTAGACTTTGTCATTAGCGGCCTCCATTGTATGAAAGCATCGCGGGTTTTTCATGTTGCTGCAGACCCTCCATTTGTTCATGATGACGTCATACTCGATCATCTTCCTGGACGATTTCTGCCAGCCGCCGGACAGGAAGATGTACGGAGGCTCCGAGACGTCCCTTTGGAGACAGCACACGGCGAATCCAGGGTCCATTTCCAAGTGTTTCTTCATACTAGCGCTGTATTCTTTTCCGAGCTGCACATCCAAAACTTTCCCGCCCGGGCAGTAATGATTCTTGACCGTCTGATTCAGAGAAAATGTCACCAGGTACGACCTGTCTTCACTCTGTCGTTTCTGAACTGGGAACAAATTACTGTCAACTTGGTGTTTCAGATCATTATAGACCTGGCTGCGTTTTTCAGCATCACACTGCCACCACTGATACAAAGCGTCGCGAAGACACAGTTTGTTTTTACACATTGGGCTGCTCACAAGGGATTCCATCTGCGAATTCGAAAGCGACAAAAATTTCGGAAACAAGATAGCGCGCTCTATGCTTTCCACTATCTCGTTCGCACATTTACAGGAAACCTCTGCCAAGTCAAACTCATCGGCCAAGTCAAAAATCTCAAACATGTTTCTTTTGTCCAAGTTATGGACGAGTTTCTTCACGCAAATATCTCTTAGATCGCGGAGGTTCGGAATCGAGCTGCAGATGGTCAAATATTCCCGGATATTTTCGTACCGCACGGAATTCTCGTTAATTTGTCCTGTACACAGGTATTCCTGCATGGCTTTTTTACACTGTGGGTTTATGGAGAGATAGGCAGTAACAGCTTTCATGGCGGCCCCTCCGTCCATGCTTTTTTTGTTCTCCATggcccttttgttgttgttgttgtcgacTTGCCGGTGAAGCATCATCTCGTTATGCATCCCACTGtaacataaaatttaataaaaatattatgtcAGAAATTTCAACTTCAACAGCAGGAAGTCAGACAATCGCAAAGTGCCGGTTTCCGTCTTCCTCCCAAGTACTTCAATAACTTAGAAAGCCTCTTGAATTCTCCGAGCTAGAGTGTTACATGTGCCAACAAAACGAGGGTATAGAAGTTAGCACAGTATAAGCACTCGTCcacggaaaaaaaaattgttctgaGTATTCCGGCTTTGTTTGTTTTGTCCTTTGTTATCGCAGTATCATATTGCACGCTATTCATCAATAATGTAATTTCCTTTGTTTAGAcccataatttttttatttcaatgctgctcttttaaatgaaaaaaagaaaaaatgttgatCGATGCATCGAAAAAAGTTGAATCCTCAACAAATAAACTTAATAAATTGCTAAAtttcattgattaaaaaaaatgcaaaacgaattttaattgtataatttaaGTGTTCTTACCTGCACAAACACAAGTTAGTTTCCAAAGCGTCCTTTTCAGGAATaaagtaattgaaataaaattcaggAGCCAGACAAATCTTTCTCCTTCGACCATTCGCAATaagcaataaaataaataaattgaaatctGACGGGCAGTATATATATGCAGaataactttaaatttataaataggaCGGGAAAATCCTCGAGATCTCTTCCACAGGTGACGCGTTTTGTGTGTCTATTTATAGCCGAGTGACGTGTACAGGTGATCTTGCACAGGTAAATGAAATAGATTTGCGATCGACGCGTTTGTTTTTGACTACATGTACCTGTGTTTTAGTAACTTAGACAAATAATGATGTATCAACCCTTTGCTTCTACGCAAAAAATTAAGAGTAATTATGGATAAACtgattaattcattaattaatacatgcatgtatacatggaTGTTGATAACTTCTCTAAAAACAACTTTTCCTCGCTGTCATTTAATTGCATTGttggtttgaaaatttaaatcccTTATACTTATCTAGCACTGTAAATAGACTTGCAATTCACATTGTCAGTGCTatagtttcaatatttttttaaaatttacagagcTTCGATTcatcaataaattaatatatacagTGTAATTGTTAATAACGCCAAAAATTAACTTCCTATATTGGAGTAAAAATATCAACGGGTATTCGTATTTAAAAATAGCTTGTGGTTTGCTTATTCATGTCGGCCACGTGTATATCATCTTGGGGATTCCACTCGCTCGTGAGGTGGcgataaatttcaaaataaacacaacTAAAGCGCAGTTATTTATCATTGGGTAAAAACCATATCGCCtaatgtaaacataaatatatctATTACCACGTGTAATTACTAGTATGTGACGTGAGTGTGTtggaggaattttttttttcgggagggggggggtgatgTTGGTCAAAATGATTTAGATATAATACATTGTACGTCATTTATCTGACGCGGTGTGAAGTCAATAATCGCTATGTGATTGTCGTTTCTATAGATTCCATTATTATTTACTGAATAAGATGAATATTTCCATTGAAACATCTCCATTTTGCAATAAAAGTTATATTTATCTATTGTATCATAGAAGTTTGTAAATCATGGATAAAAGAAAAGTTGTGTTTGGAAATAACAAACCATAAATGTAGATAGCATGCATACTTTTtcatgcattttgttttatttcttatgtaattaaaacaaattaatttgctcttttttctgttttgagaaataattttttttcagtgttttaGAATAATATAGTTTATCTTGATTTGTTCAATACATAGCATGAATAAATATTGATCCCTAATTGATAAGGGTTTCAATTATGTTTTCACTAATTTCATCATGCTTATTCTTCAAAGAAACGCTATTATTctattctttgttttaaacatattttacaattttatgataaagtcatgtcaagttttttttctatgttatGCTACCAACCAAAAGTCAAAACCTATATTTTTCTATCAGAACCAATTACTCAACAGAAAAAAGCGTTTACTTATTATTTAGTATATTAATAAcaatcattatcatttttgagtatttttttcCATACTATAACAAtagcaaacaaataaaaatcccAGCCTTTGGCACAAAATTAAATTGTCTAgtaacaaaccaaaaaaaaatcttagtaccATGTATTTTTGAATAGGAAGAGTACATGCACATTTCTTTGGGACTTATGTTTGTGGgtggttttattttcattctgtCGGTGGACGCTTAACTTAGTAAAAAACTTAGTTGGCCTTATATTTACACGAAccttaaataaataagaaaacttttatatattcagaaaagtttgataattaagaccaatattaaatattaataaaattgagTTTTAGACATAGCTTTCAAGAACCcaacttattttcatattttgaccTGTAATCACCCCCTCGGACCAGGggcaagtttttttttgttttttttttaggggaggggggggggggggcttgacaCTTCACTTTGACAATTAAACTTGAATGCTCTTTGCCCGATGGTGGTTGATATTTACACAATGATTCCTAGAAAATTTCGAAGAACCTTACCGGTACAGCTGACATGCGGATATTAAACCATTAAGACTAAGTTTTTATCAGAGAATTATCAGTGAAAAATTAACGCTACGTGAAGCTGAGCTAAAACTGATCAATTTTCGATAACAgtttatttactttaatttgCTTTCGATTCGCATTATAAGATTAATATCTAATCTAATATTTACAAGTATATTTTTGTAAtctttataattgttacatgATATGTTTGATATCGTCGATCGTGTAATGTTTACTTTTCTATCAGAGTTTGTGTTACTAAatgttgtccccccccccccattaatcCTGAGATTCAAACGCATCCCCCAAAACACCCACACATTCTACTAAAATAGGTCTTGGAGACTTCGATATTTCCAAGTAAAACTTAAGTCAGAAAGGAAAATGTAAACTTTCTGTTTCAATAAAATACTAGACTAAATACGTTTTCTTGCAAAGGAAGTAATAGGTCTGTTAAATTGGCATTGCAGATATACACGTGAATAACACTTCTGTAGGGTTTCCAGGAAAAATCAATGCAAGTTCACCTCGATTTTTGACGACTAATAATGCGTTTACACTTAGTTTTCTTATCTGTAGATACATATGATTGTATTCTAAATTTATTAATGAAAGTAGTTTAAAAGGAAATACAGCTATGtttgtctaaaaaaaattagtcaCATAAGACATTTGCATAGGatatcatgcgcggatccataATCTTTTTTCCGGGGGAAATTGGTGGTGGAGGGTTCGAGGGATGTTCAAGTTTTCTAGTGGGGGCTCGAGGCAAATTTTCGGTCATGTAATTTTGccatgtaaatttaataaatttgaatttcccAGAGGGGGTCCACACCCCATTCTCCCCATctgaccctccccccccccctttatatCCACTCAGTGACAGTGgacagttttaaataatttattcattccTTTTTTAAGTGTCATTATCAAGGTGTACGACCGACTTTTAGCTAAAACAGTTTCTGCATTAAGGTATCAAGGTTGTGAAATAGGGGACAGTTTCCGGTAAACACTTGATATTTCTATTCATTGCATCAGCTGTATTTAGCTCTGCTGGAGCCAATCATGTAAATTCAACTCGGAGGAATGTCCTTTTATCTTATCTGCGGTTAATTCTGTCattcatcaaaataaattatcaaagtaACATTGGATTTTTACATGTGTGCTACCGGATGCGAgagataccccccccccccccccaaccatcccacaatttattttttttaataaaattgatgaaattgaataaaactttttatcattctacattttttttcaaaatgaataaaaaaaaaaacaacacgtAGAGTGTGACGGTGTGTTTATAAAGGTAAAATCAGTGTATGGTTATTTACGTCCGTCCATTACCGGTGTGGTCGCAGAATAggcaatttattaaatttaatggAAATTACGAAGTGAATTAActtcttcttttcaaaatagtatgtgttaaaatgaggAAGTTTTTCTTTTGCTTTTACTTGGGCCAGGGAAAGGCTTTTTAATATCAACAATCGCTATGCAAATGCACTCAGAAcagataaatatttcatattgtaTCAATGaacctacatgtattttccctttaataaaatgtttaatcaagttgaaatatatatatatatatatatatatatatatatatatatatatatatatatatatatatatatatatatatatatatatatatatatatatatatatatatatatatatatatatatatatattatatatatatatatatatatatatatatatatattttttttttttcagtaaacgACGTTTACAATAAATAGTGTAACAAAAAGAATTATACGTGTGTagactttgtatatatatacatgtatatatgtgtgttGGAGGAATGCTAGTTAACAATTCTTTAAATGCAACACGTGTTCACGTATCAATTATTAGAACTTAATTACATGTGAGTCTCACAAAAATCTCTCTCTATTTCCGAGGAtctttttaactttattttaaaaagtggctcttaaaatgaagaaaaacgcATGATACATTATTTGTTAGAATATTGCCCGATcgagtattacatgtataccttatgaaaaaaaaaaagacaactcCCTTCACAATAAGGTAAATTTtacttcttattttttttttaacgtgAACGCGATTAAAGAAGTTCGTTCCTCTGATTTTTGGtggccattttgggtcacctctagtctgaaaTTCTGTGTCttatatgaattctacttgtaaattattttttttcaaagtggacGTATTATTACATTATTAATTGTAGCTCGAAcctgtaaatattgtaaattcatGATTGTACTTAAAGTGACACAGTCAGATAAAGTCAGTGACATACATTGTAAGTATCGGCGGTAGCTCCCTCGTAGGCAAGGACGTGTGTATATGGActatattttgttggtttttttttttaatcacgtGAACAATGAATATGTGAAGTCTATTTGACGGTTGACAGAATCATGCACCATCTGACAGGTTAACCGCAAAGATGGAACAAGATTGTCAGCCTTGGGGGAGACTTTTTATAccgaaaaaaatataaattgcgcaagatttcaacttttaaaaaaaatatggaaaatgTACCTTTTTCACGGGATTAAAGCCGATAGCTTTATCTGAATACATGTTTATTGCATATACAGATTCAAAAACATGTTGTATAAAACGATGcgaaatttaattttaactgAGTATGTGCTTTTACTATCCATTTCGTTTGTACACCAGTAcacttacatatatataaattttaccaTACGGTGGCTGTATACAGTGATAAGCTTTGTCAGTTTTCGACaggttacatgtaatacaagaACTAGACTAAGTGCTTTTTGAATTTGTCgggaatatttatttattttcaaatatgtggTGCACCTTTATACACAGGAAAGGGTTTACACGTAATGACAAACAAAGAATAATTACCCATGTATTCATTTGTATATTGTATCCCGCTTTCTGTGTCCTTACCAAATGTCTTGTATAGAAGATCTATATGTACGCGTTTAATaatttctagatttttttttctccaacatatttttttctagtcGTGGCGTTGCCTTTAATTGTTTGCGAAGGAATTGAACATTTCTTGGTCAATTTTGCAGATCTGAAGCATAATTtcataaatgcttttaaaacgCTTAGctaaaataaatttcatcaatatGCCAACAATCAGttgtaaattgattttatttacttttttaaaaaaaaatgttactttaTATTTCGGtctaaacatttcatttcaattgtACTTATTATAAATCACTTCTGTAAAGAAAACacaccggttttttttttttttttttttaaatatctgtatAATTTCAACAGTGTTATTAACTGcagtttattatttgatataaaaaaaaaattccactatttaaattcaaaatgatttacCAAAGAACTTCTGTCATTTATAGTAAACTGAAAGAATGCATGTCTAATAGTCTAtgaacaaagggaaataacccTAAATGTAGACCAGTACTTTTTTTATCGattcttttatcattaaagcATTTAGAAATTTTATCTAGGTGCTCGATACAAATCGTTATTTATTAAGTTGTtcaaaaattgcatattatacAAACATACTTGTAATCAAAAACAGAAAATACATCTTTAAACATCGTATTACAGTATATATTGcgtatatataataatatacacatcttttttacaattttttaaacgaaaaaGTCAATTACAAGTAAACAGTCATGTAAAATTATTGGAGTAAAAACATTGATATTGcgttaaaaatgttaatgtgatgatatggaaaatgaaatttcaaGATATTAAGCCGTTCAGCATTTAGTCCATCACCAATGCACATGCGCAAACAAATATGCTGAACTAAAATGAGACGAATATCCTTGCATATTTTCAGCCattttctgaagcattgttttttttttttaaattagttttcaCTCGTTGGTCTAAACCTTCAGGGTGATGTTTCATGTCCTCATGGATTAAGCGTCGTTTTCCTGATCTAAAAAGAGTCGGgaagaaaaaatccataaaattatgtaacaaaattatttaaaaggaTGATACTGCAATGAATTTTACATAATTGATAGATCTGAAGATCACATATTGTTGCATGATATTTACTTATGAGATTAAGTGTACACATCAATGAACACATGTCATCCATTATATATCCGTTACGAAAATTCATTACGttattaaataattcaaatttttccaTATCAACATCGGTGACAACAACCATCCCctaatgaaaataatgttagGTACAATTGTAATACACCCTATCAACAAGGAAAACACTTCAAGTTAAGCCAGAATATAACGGAACAGACACAAATTAAAGGCAAACAAACGAAGCTCCTGACAAAATTTTGGTTAATGCTTAAAGTTTATTCTAGTTTGCAAGCCAAATAAGCTTTTATTAGATGAATCCGGCCAGTGATCAGCCAGTGAAcgaattaattaatatatctgTCCAAAACGAAGAACAAGTCACGCGTTTGCTACGATTAATGAGTGTAAAAAGCACAAATAAaactgctatttttttttttaaatgttacctTTAGAAACAATTAAACTTTtcagttttgatattttcattctGAAAATCAAGAGATTAATTCATTCGTATctatacaatatacatatatgagAACCGATACTGGTGTGtagatgttgatttttttttttgtaggacTATATCCTCTCAACAAATCGGCGGTTTACCGGATTGATGCTTTGTAGTAACGTCTGAATTCAAAACTTATACCTGccaatgaatatacatgtaactgtattttttcttccaatctataaaatttggaaaatgttttttatcatAGTAGGAAGAAATATATACCTACGTGTATAGagagaaatatttattaagtCGAGATTTTTATTTCTACCATGCAAAGGGTGTGTGTACATATGCACATACAATTGTTCATATGTCCATAACAACAAGAGTGTATTCATGAACACACGTTTTCAGTtctcaaataaaataatataataatttattataaattcaaTGATAAAATTGCATTATATGAAACAGAAACCCAATGAGATGTGCTTTCCTAGGACCAATTGCAAACACTTTTTATTAACACGTTACCTGGACCAGGTGTGCTAGGTTTCCGGATTGTAATCAGTGGAATCGTCAGGTCCCGGTCCGGTTTTTTGTCCACTCCGTTCGTTTCCGGTAACACCCTCTTTTGCTGGGTGGGCGTGTCCAGTTCTAGAGGCTTTTCCACTAGTGACAGAAAATTGCAAATAATTTGAACTGTTCATATGAGAAAGCAGATACCTGTATAATAAAGGCACGCAACAATATGGCCgctgaaaatacatgtacattcatgtaTGTCCTATGCAGATGATGCCTGCTACTTTTTCAGTCTACTCACAAGAGTGGTCAGTATGTCCCTTCTCGTCCGGAGAGTACACGAAACCGAGCACTTCCTCGTCATCGTTCTCCTGGGAGGGGCTCCCCGCGGGGGATACACCGCCCTCCTCGTAAACTACATAACAGAAAATGTTATTACAGATTACTCTCGAGCTCCAGAAAATACATGAGTTACTGTAACAGCCTCTAAAAACAAGCTTTTGTAAGATGGCTCATTctgaaatattatttattattaaatggAGTAGGTTAAATATGGAGGTTTCATTAAAGTTTCCTCCttaacatgatatttttttcagctAACTGATGACAAGAAAAAAGTAACAGAGATGGTAAATACATGCGCgaatccagaaaatttttccagggagGGGGTCTgagggataattttgttttcttttgggGGTAGGGGGTCCGGGCTTATTTACGGGAATTCGGAATTTTACTATCATAATGTGgatttaacaaatttgaaatctccaaggaaggggggggggtgggggtgttggTGGCGCCACGACCTCACGACCTCTCTCTTATTGTGTATGATATATCAGACACCCCCTATATTTACTTAGCAATAAGATAATTGGTATTTCAGAGATCAGTATTTAGTTCTGCTTTAATAAATCATAGTGTTACATACGTACCTATTTTATCCTTTTTCTTTTTGATCCATATGAGTTTCCCCTCGTGGATCCCCGGCCTCCTCTGACAACAGCAGCAGTAAAGGACCATACACAGTGTGATCCCCACCGCGCACACCACCACGATCGTCACCGCGACAGTCCTGTACAGAAATAAATTAACtcaaatataattaattaatcatAGGTATGGGGGGCTTAGCAGAGTTATGCATAACCATTGCAAAAGACCCTTTTTTATTGCTATTCATGATTTTTGATAAGTCTTAccccccactttcaaatttgcttccgacgccactatttatcttaaacattaCATAACTGCATTACATAACTGCCACATGCACACAGGACATAAGGTCATTTGAAAGACtgtatttagaatttaaaataatatatacaagaAGCAAACGAATTCGATTTAAATTTATCCTATTTGAAGTTTCTACCACATTTGGAAATATAGACACTTGAAAATTAGCTTGAATTTGTAACTTTAATTTCATGCGTAAAAATACCCCCACCAAAACGCGTTATCCACTCAATATATAACCACTTTAGTGttctttttaaactttaatctcTGTCTTAAGTTAACATAATTTGtcatgtaattttaaattttagattaaAAAGAAGTAAACACACTTGCATTCgtgttcaatttaaaaaaaaaatttcaacaagaTTTATATAGCTCCTTAATTGTAGCTTTTTGCTTTGAGATCAAATAACctatgaacatatttttttcacatcatTATTTACCAATACCTTGAAGTTTACTTTAGTATTGAAAGAGGTTGATtcatgaaattatattatccCATCAAACTTTTACCAAAAATTTGGCGTTCATAAAGTGtacaatcatgaaaaaaaaagatcaagtCATACACTGAATTGTCACTCTTGTCACGTTTTGGAACCATTTGAGGCATACAGCAGGTGTTGTTGCAGCATCTGGTTAACTTCCGGTCCAGGTCCGGAAGTGGGCATGTAAAGTTGGTGAAAACGGTTCCATTAACATCGACCCCAGGTTCACTGTAGCACAGCGTTGGttctgaaaataattttacaggATTGTGGTATATTTTCTGACAAGGaaaattcgtaataataacgTTTATAACAAACGATGATGTAAGATTTTGACGACCGTTCAACTATCTTTTAGAAATTTTGTCGATACTAGCAGGGGATTGAAACTGATATACCATTGCTAAAAGCCGTGTGGTTTATCATCGAGTGGGAGAAAAAAGGGAATGTATTATttgaatgtaaaattaaaaaatgtaatttccgATCAGGAAATTTgattaactttatttatttacacattttcgatttttttaagGGTAAAGatatataacagaaaaaaactATGTATTCAATATACAATACGATATCGTCCAAATCCTATGTCAGAAACCAGACGTAAAATGCATGATtgtattaacatattttttagatttttcccCCCAGAAGGATCGTCTCCAGTTCcatgatttcatattttaatgaaggagatacatgtataaataaattgGGAAacattttgtgatattttttgacatttctcatgttttttttttagtttctaGACTGATTTATCAACCCAATCATTCCCAAGCAATCTCAGTGTTTGTTACAATGTAATTGGTAAATGTATGAATCACTAAAACAAAGCAGCTTGATTCTTTTGAATGGACCTAAGCATACAAAGAATAATAACACTTCAATGTAAGTGGAACTTTAAGATTTTAAACTATACtccggttttttttaatgaatcaaaCATCTGCAATTGTTAGTACGGCTGTGTAAACAACtgaaaatttttggaaagtgaAAAAACACCtgcttatttttattcaaatgtagACCTGTCGATAATAGCATATAGGTATATTTCTGGTCCAGGCTATTGAAGCATGAAACAAGCCATGAACGTGTCACAGCTGTAACGTGCTAAATGTACGTGTACTTGTGAATCAAAGCTGCATGGTCTGATCTTCTGAGAAATATGTaacatatctttattttttaatttcttgcaCACCTGTATCTAAATAAATggtaaaatatatagaaattgtGTGTTATGATATATAACTGTGTAAGAAAACCCTGTGtacaatatttcattaattcaaATTTCTCACCAGTAGAACGTAATTTTAAGCTGCCATTGTGTCTGATAcgcatatatacatacatgtaccttcaaaGTACTTTACAGACACGAACTGTATTTGATTAACAGTGGGTTATTACCAGACCAGCTGCCGTACTTTGTCCGAAACTGAGACGGGCACTTAGTACAATCACCCCCTCTTATACTAACACAGCACAGCTAATATAAACTAACTCCAACCCCAGCCATGCCAATTAACAAAACTATTAACTGCTGCATGCAATAAAAGATATTCGTCCCTGAAACCTGCCGTATTCTCGCATTGTAATGATTAATATGTCTGTATATTAGGAGCAGTTTAATTAGAATTGTCATTGTGGTATTATATTGTCTAATTACCGGTAAATTGTAACACGCCATGTGAATAGATTCGGCAGTTACTACAGGGTGGTATTATTACAGGCTTATAAACAAACCTTATCATTTTTCTTTGCCATCGTTTTGAATGAAGTGTTCTATGCGCAACATCGACGTTTGTTagaattttttgggggttttttcttGCAGACATTTTAAGTAGCCATTTTCAAGAGAGGTTTGGAACTTCATTATGACAACGTATGTTtctgttacaaaattttgagaGCCAATCATACATAGCGTCAAAACAAAgctataaaatgttttcttgtttgagaaaaaaaagtatacttgacaaaaattgtaattatgactaatgaatataaatatgtggaatgtaaagtACAACCTTGAAAAAAGcacaattttgatttaatatctAAAATCAATACAAATTTGACTTTCTTTCAAATAATTGTACACTTCTATGCTTTCTGGAtccaaaagttaaaaaataaattatatatctattataatttatcaattagATATTTTTCTTGGATtctgtatgtatacatgtagctacgttttatttcaaacaaactaGGAAGTATATGTACTCAACGTCATTTACTTgcgtattttaaccaaaaaattgaACAACTTTTGACAGCTAtattctaagaaaaaaaatcacggtaacccggaggggggggggggggttggtacATCTTTactaaaattcaaatacatgtaccgtataGTAATATAgcaatattaatatatttaacatttaaatagATTGGTGAGGACTTAGTATACTTTTCGCTCGTTATAAACTTTTAGCACGATGGAGTTAATTTACATCCATAATATGTATCCCAAGTCAGTCTATAAGACAAAGTTTGGACACTCAaaattttacccccccccccaacctctTTTGTCAACGTTTACAAACCTGCACTGGGGTAAGCCTCCTTAAACTCCCGGTACCCGTATATTGAGTTGTACACGGTGGTATTTCCCGAGCCTGCTTCCGAGGAGAGGATCCCACGCTCACCCAGAACAATGGTCAAGAACACGATACctttaaaacacatcatattGTTATGTATGATAAACACATGACAGAACAATTACAAACTATCGTAATTTGAATTTCACGGTGTCATTTGCAATG is drawn from Crassostrea angulata isolate pt1a10 chromosome 5, ASM2561291v2, whole genome shotgun sequence and contains these coding sequences:
- the LOC128183424 gene encoding uncharacterized protein LOC128183424 isoform X1 produces the protein MNGSGFLSVLYAIGIVFLTIVLGERGILSSEAGSGNTTVYNSIYGYREFKEAYPSAEPTLCYSEPGVDVNGTVFTNFTCPLPDLDRKLTRCCNNTCCMPQMVPKRDKSDNSVTVAVTIVVVCAVGITLCMVLYCCCCQRRPGIHEGKLIWIKKKKDKIVYEEGGVSPAGSPSQENDDEEVLGFVYSPDEKGHTDHSLEKPLELDTPTQQKRVLPETNGVDKKPDRDLTIPLITIRKPSTPGPDQENDA
- the LOC128183424 gene encoding uncharacterized protein LOC128183424 isoform X2, whose translation is MNGSGFLSVLYAIGIVFLTIVLGERGILSSEAGSGNTTVYNSIYGYREFKEAYPSAEPTLCYSEPGVDVNGTVFTNFTCPLPDLDRKLTRCCNNTCCMPQMVPKRDKSDNSVTVAVTIVVVCAVGITLCMVLYCCCCQRRPGIHEGKLIWIKKKKDKIVYEEGGVSPAGSPSQENDDEEVLGFVYSPDEKGHTDHSLEKPLELDTPTQQKRVLPETNGVDKKPDRDLTIPLITIRKPSTPGPE
- the LOC128183417 gene encoding kelch-like protein 24, encoding MHNEMMLHRQVDNNNNKRAMENKKSMDGGAAMKAVTAYLSINPQCKKAMQEYLCTGQINENSVRYENIREYLTICSSIPNLRDLRDICVKKLVHNLDKRNMFEIFDLADEFDLAEVSCKCANEIVESIERAILFPKFLSLSNSQMESLVSSPMCKNKLCLRDALYQWWQCDAEKRSQVYNDLKHQVDSNLFPVQKRQSEDRSYLVTFSLNQTVKNHYCPGGKVLDVQLGKEYSASMKKHLEMDPGFAVCCLQRDVSEPPYIFLSGGWQKSSRKMIEYDVIMNKWRVCSNMKNPRCFHTMEAANDKVYVFGGTNGSKNVSQIGEFDRKKNSWTVVGKLKWNVHSIISAVHGDIVYLFGGEQENGDSVSVIQVFDPKTKTVDIVGYLPVECSGGRCVVVGTSIYILTEQGHCIKYCVDKNESAMMASQPERRRKFGAFLQGSEICLTGGVDSQKNSPNNNFRYSIVGSTWSDAPITGNKSQSVCGQCLVKIPRDIQYIPFN